A region from the Lutra lutra chromosome 1, mLutLut1.2, whole genome shotgun sequence genome encodes:
- the ATP5F1D gene encoding ATP synthase subunit delta, mitochondrial: MLPAALLRRPGLRSLARQARAYAEAAAAPAPAAGPGQMSFTFASPTQVFFNGANVRQVDVPTQTGAFGILAAHVPTLQVLRPGLVVVHAEDGTTSKYFVSSGSVTVNADSSVQLLAEEAVTLDMLDVGAAKVNLEKAQSELSGAADEASRAEIQIRIEANEALVKALE; the protein is encoded by the exons ATGCTACCCGCCGCGCTGCTCCGCCGTCCGGGCCTGCGTTCCCTCGCACGCCAGGCCCGCGCCTACGCCGAGGCCGCCGCTGCTCCGGCCCCGGCTGCGGGCCCGGGACAGATGTCCTTCACCTTCGCCTCACCGACGCAG GTGTTTTTCAACGGTGCCAATGTCCGGCAAGTGGATGTCCCCACACAGACAGGAGCCTTTGGCATCCTTGCGGCCCACGTGCCCACCCTACAGGTCCTGCGGCCGGGGCTGGTGGTTGTCCATGCTGAGGACGGCACCACCTCCAAATACTTTG TGAGCAGTGGCTCCGTCACAGTGAACGCTGATTCCTCCGTGCAGTTGCTGGCCGAAGAGGCCGTGACGCTGGACATGCTCGACGTGGGG GCAGCCAAGGTGAACTTGGAGAAGGCACAGTCGGAGCTGTCAGGGGCGGCGGACGAGGCCTCCAGGGCTGAGATCCAGATCCGCATCGAGGCCAATGAGGCCCTGGTGAAGGCTCTCGAGTAG